Proteins from a genomic interval of Calditrichota bacterium:
- a CDS encoding 3-hydroxybutyryl-CoA dehydrogenase, with product MPIKRVGIIGGGTMGRGIAQTVAAKGIDVYLVEINQKALEEAIKGIEQNIDAEIAKWGMTESDKRAILARIHGTTQLDELKRRKVDLIIEAVPEEMAVKKRVLGEIDKTCARDILFITNTATLSITEIAADLRRKDRLIGMHFLNPVPKTALVEIVRGLSTSDQTFAEAKNFAQEIGKTPVEVFEYPGYITARVIVPFLNEAMYVLMEGVASADDIDTAMRLGFNFGIGPLTLIDQIGLDELLLWMESLFRELGELKYRPCPLLRKLVRAGYLGKKTGKGIFEYDEHGQKIPGKSSVLIRH from the coding sequence ATGCCGATAAAACGAGTAGGAATTATTGGCGGCGGAACAATGGGACGCGGAATTGCACAGACCGTTGCTGCCAAGGGAATTGATGTTTATCTGGTGGAGATCAATCAAAAAGCTCTGGAAGAGGCCATCAAGGGAATTGAGCAGAACATTGATGCCGAAATTGCGAAGTGGGGCATGACAGAAAGCGACAAGCGGGCCATTCTGGCGCGGATTCACGGAACCACTCAGCTGGACGAGTTGAAACGGCGAAAAGTTGATTTGATTATCGAGGCCGTTCCGGAAGAAATGGCTGTTAAGAAAAGGGTGCTGGGCGAGATTGATAAAACGTGTGCCCGGGATATTTTATTCATCACGAATACAGCGACGCTGAGCATTACGGAAATTGCGGCAGATTTGAGGCGAAAAGACCGCCTGATCGGGATGCACTTTTTAAATCCGGTGCCTAAAACCGCTTTGGTCGAAATTGTGCGCGGATTGTCCACATCGGACCAGACATTTGCGGAGGCCAAGAATTTTGCTCAGGAAATCGGGAAAACCCCGGTCGAAGTGTTCGAATATCCCGGCTACATTACGGCCCGGGTCATTGTTCCCTTCCTAAATGAAGCCATGTATGTGTTGATGGAAGGGGTGGCTTCTGCAGATGACATCGATACGGCCATGCGCCTGGGATTTAATTTTGGAATTGGCCCGCTCACCCTAATTGACCAAATTGGGTTGGATGAATTGCTGCTCTGGATGGAATCGCTTTTCCGCGAATTGGGTGAGCTGAAATATCGTCCCTGTCCGCTATTGAGAAAATTGGTGCGAGCCGGCTACTTGGGAAAGAAGACGGGCAAGGGAATTTTTGAGTACGATGAGCACGGGCAAAAAATACCCGGGAAATCTTCGGTCCTTATCCGGCATTAA
- a CDS encoding acetate kinase, with protein sequence MKIMVLNCGSSSVKYQLIDSEKEHALATGAVERIGMSGASLKQSRFDGDKLHYVGEILDHTMAIENVLAVLMSRNHGVIKDRKEIDAVGHRVVHGGEKFKESVLITPEVMETIKDCIDLAPLHNPHNIKGIQAAQRLLPGIPQVAVFDTAFHQKMPPHAFMYALPYSLYRKYSIRRYGFHGTSHRYVSRVAAEMIGKPYDQLRIITAHLGNGCSMAAIQNGNSIDTSMGFTPVEGLVMGTRSGDIDPAIILHVMGQEELTLAQANTLLNKHSGLWGISGISSDAREIIEEAENDNKRAQLALDVMTYRIKKYIGAYTAAMGGLDVLVFTAGIGENSPVVREMACKGLELMGLKIDPDKNKQAIKKKMEISTNDSKAKVYVIPTNEELVIARDTRDIVLATKNH encoded by the coding sequence ATGAAAATAATGGTTTTGAATTGCGGAAGTTCTTCCGTTAAATACCAGCTCATTGATTCGGAAAAAGAACATGCACTGGCCACCGGTGCGGTTGAACGAATTGGAATGAGCGGCGCCTCGCTAAAACAATCCCGCTTCGACGGAGACAAGCTGCATTATGTGGGTGAGATTCTGGATCACACCATGGCCATTGAGAATGTTCTGGCGGTTTTAATGTCGCGGAATCACGGTGTGATCAAAGATCGAAAAGAAATTGACGCCGTGGGGCACCGGGTGGTACACGGGGGCGAGAAATTTAAAGAATCCGTTCTGATTACACCGGAAGTGATGGAAACGATTAAGGATTGTATTGATCTGGCGCCGTTGCATAATCCGCACAATATTAAGGGTATTCAGGCCGCTCAAAGGCTCTTGCCCGGCATTCCGCAGGTGGCCGTTTTCGACACGGCCTTTCACCAGAAAATGCCTCCCCATGCGTTCATGTACGCTTTACCGTATTCTCTTTACCGGAAATACAGCATCCGCCGGTATGGTTTTCACGGAACATCGCACCGTTACGTATCCCGTGTGGCAGCGGAAATGATCGGCAAGCCGTATGACCAATTGCGAATCATTACCGCCCATCTGGGCAACGGATGCAGTATGGCCGCTATTCAGAATGGAAATTCAATCGACACCTCCATGGGATTTACACCCGTTGAAGGATTGGTGATGGGAACTCGCTCCGGGGACATCGACCCGGCCATTATTTTGCACGTTATGGGGCAGGAAGAACTGACGCTGGCCCAGGCCAATACGCTTCTTAACAAACACAGCGGGTTATGGGGAATTTCCGGCATTTCCAGTGATGCCAGAGAAATTATTGAGGAAGCCGAAAATGATAACAAACGGGCGCAGTTGGCTCTGGATGTAATGACCTATCGGATCAAGAAATACATCGGCGCTTACACCGCCGCCATGGGTGGATTGGATGTGCTGGTTTTTACGGCCGGAATTGGTGAAAACTCACCCGTCGTTCGGGAGATGGCCTGTAAGGGGTTGGAACTTATGGGATTGAAAATTGATCCCGATAAGAATAAACAGGCCATAAAAAAGAAAATGGAGATCAGCACAAACGATTCCAAAGCCAAAGTTTACGTGATCCCGACAAATGAAGAATTGGTGATTGCACGGGATACGCGGGATATTGTGCTGGCAACAAAAAACCATTAA